The following are from one region of the Cloacibacterium sp. TD35 genome:
- a CDS encoding NADH-quinone oxidoreductase subunit NuoE family protein, giving the protein MSETIAFKPETLEKVKQIIARYPEGKQKSALIPVLHLAQKEFGGWLDVPVMDYVASVLEITPIEVYEVATFYTMFNMQPVGKYVLEVCVTGPCMLRGSDDIVNHIKERLGIKAGETTADGLFTLKPAECLGACGYAPMMQLGKFYHENLTKEKVDEILDLCRQGQIAID; this is encoded by the coding sequence ATGAGCGAAACAATTGCTTTTAAACCAGAAACTTTAGAAAAAGTAAAACAAATCATTGCAAGATATCCAGAAGGAAAACAAAAATCTGCATTAATTCCTGTGCTTCACTTAGCACAAAAAGAATTTGGAGGTTGGTTAGACGTTCCTGTGATGGATTATGTAGCAAGTGTTTTAGAAATTACTCCAATAGAAGTGTATGAAGTAGCTACTTTCTACACCATGTTTAACATGCAGCCTGTAGGAAAATACGTTTTAGAAGTTTGCGTTACAGGGCCATGTATGCTAAGAGGAAGTGATGATATTGTAAATCACATTAAAGAAAGATTAGGCATTAAAGCAGGCGAAACTACTGCAGATGGTTTATTTACCCTAAAACCTGCAGAATGTCTTGGAGCTTGCGGTTATGCACCCATGATGCAACTTGGAAAATTCTATCACGAAAATTTAACTAAAGAAAAAGTAGACGAAATTCTTGACCTTTGTAGACAAGGACAAATCGCTATTGATTAA